The Streptomyces hundungensis genome contains the following window.
CAACCGCGCGCACGCCGGCCTGGGTGCCACGTTCGAGTTGTATCTGAAGGCGTACGGGCGTCACTCCATCGACGACTCCGGAATGCCGCTGATCGGAACCGTGCACTACGGCGAGCAGTACGACAACGCCTTCTGGAACGGCGAGCAGATGGTGTTCGGCGACGGTGACGGCGAGTTGTTCCTGGACTTCACGCTGCCGGTCGACGTGATCGGTCACGAACTCACGCACGGCGTCACGCAGTTCACCGCGAACCTGGACTACTTCGGTCAGTCGGGCGCGCTCAACGAGTCCGTGTCCGACGTGTTCGGCTCGCTCATCAAGCAGTACGCGCTGGGTCAGAGCGCCGCCCAGGCCGACTGGCTGATCGGCGCGGGCCTGCTCGGCCCCGGCATCCACGGCGACGCGCTGCGTTCGATGAAGGCCCCCGGCACCGCCTACGACGACCCGCAGCTCGGCAAGGACCCGCAGCCGGCCGCCATGGACGGCTATGTGCGCACCAGCCGCGACAACGGCGGGGTGCACATCAACTCGGGCATCCCCAACTACGCCTTCTACCTGGTGGCCACCGCGCTCGGCGGCAACGCCTGGGAGCGGGCGGGTCGGATCTGGTACGCCACGCTCACCGGCGGCGAGCTCGGCGCGAGCGCCCAGTTCGCCGACTTCGCCCGGCTGACCGCCGCGACCGCGCGCACTCTGTTCGGCGAGGGCGACGAGATCTCGGCGGTGCTCAAGGCATGGTCCCAGGTCGGCGTGCCGGCAACCTGACGAGCCCCCGGCCGGCGACCGGCCGGTCGCACCCAACCGTCGAGCGCACCGCGTCCCGCCCGTCCTCGGCCTCGGAGGTCTCGGGGTCGTGCCGGGGCGCGGGCGCCCGGCCCGGCAGGGGTGGTCAACTCCCGCTAGGTGATGGGCAGTTCAAGCTCAGGACGGTCCCACATCACCGCGGGCGGGCTGGCGGTGACGGTGCCGACGCGCTCGGCCCCCACGCCCAGGTAGAAGCCCTCGGCCGGCGGGTGCGAGACGATCCGTACGCGGTCGAGGCCGGCGGCTCGGGCCGTGTCCTTGAGGTGGGCCACCAGAAGGCGGCCGATGCCGAGGCCCTGGGCGGCGTCCGCGACGAACAGCAGGTCCAGTTCGGGCGGCGTCAGCAGCAGCGCGTAGAAGCCGAGCACCCGGTCGTCCTGCCCGACCGCGACATGGACCTCATGGGCCTCGATGTAGTCCGGGCCCACCCGGTATCCGGCGATCATCGGCGCGTAGGGGCCCTCATAAGCGCGGGAGGTGCGCACCAGGTGGGTGAGTCGTTTGGCGTCGCGAGCCGTCGCCCTGCGGACCAGCACCACACCCTGCGCCGCCCCCGTCCTGTCCGTAATATGTGAACTCATGCGGAGAGTATTACTCATGGGGGTGACACCCGCACCCCCGCCCCTCTCGCGCACGCGGTGGGATCAAGCCGAATTCGTCGGAGCCCGGGACCTGTTGAGGCCGTACGCCCACACCGCGGCGGGTGTCCGGGTGGGCGGGAGGCGTGGCCGATACCGCGTGGTGGGGGCGGGTCCGGCGGGACGCGGGGTAGAGAGGGGGCATGACCGACCATCTCCTGTCGCCCGCCCTGTACGCCTTGATGATCCTTTTGGTCATGAAGGTCTCGGACGGTCTGCCCCGGCGCACCTTCAGCCCGCGCAACCCCCCGAAGGTGGCGATCGGCCTCTGGCTGCTCGTGGCGATCCCCTCCCTGGCGCAGTTCGCCTTCCCGGGGATCTACGACGCCCTGCACCGCGACTCCGACCTGATCATCGACCACGGCCAGTGGTGGCGGGCGTACACCTCGTTCATGGTGCAGGACGGCGGGGTCGGGGGTACCGCGTTCAACCTGTTCGTCCTTGCCCTCATCGGCTTCGTCGCGGAACGCGTGTGGGGCAGCCGCATGATGGTGGCGCTCGTCCCCGCCCTGCTGCTCGTGTTCAGCGTCGACACGCTCCTGGTCCACGGGCCGCCCGGGGGCGGCAACTCGGGCCTCACCTTCCGGCTCGCCACCAGCATCGCCGGCCTTGCCCTGCTCACCCGCCCCTGCCGCCGCCACACCCTGCTCACCGTCGCGATCGTGGCCGACGGCGCGGCCCTGCTGCTGCTCGGCGACGGTCACGGCGAGCCCATCATCACCGGGATCGTCGCGGGTCTGGTCGCGGCCCTCGTCCAGCGTCGATGGCCGCGCGTGTGGCGACCGGTCGCGGCCGACCCGACGGCGGTACGTCCCCACTCCCCCGGGCCCGGGGCAACCGGGGTACGTCCCCACTCCCCCGGGCCCGGGGCAACCGGGGCACCCGACGAGGCCCCGGAGCCGGAGGGCGACCTGAAGGGCCACTGACCCGAACGCCCATACCGTATGGGCGAGTTGACTGAGAGCGCACTTCAACTCGTAGCGTCGCCGCCATGACCACTTCGGAACACCTCACGGCCCAGCACCCGATCGGATCGGGCTTCGGAACCCGCAGCACCACGGCCGACGTCCTCGCCGGAGTCGATCTGACCGGA
Protein-coding sequences here:
- a CDS encoding M4 family metallopeptidase: MNNPAPFCTVVPPHILDRLAQHEDPTVYGPARRTLEHDAQLRTQRRITAVRGAAAPTGTPSDQPDRTIYDAGHRETLPGTKVHSESDRPTGDASVNRAHAGLGATFELYLKAYGRHSIDDSGMPLIGTVHYGEQYDNAFWNGEQMVFGDGDGELFLDFTLPVDVIGHELTHGVTQFTANLDYFGQSGALNESVSDVFGSLIKQYALGQSAAQADWLIGAGLLGPGIHGDALRSMKAPGTAYDDPQLGKDPQPAAMDGYVRTSRDNGGVHINSGIPNYAFYLVATALGGNAWERAGRIWYATLTGGELGASAQFADFARLTAATARTLFGEGDEISAVLKAWSQVGVPAT
- a CDS encoding rhomboid family intramembrane serine protease, with the protein product MTDHLLSPALYALMILLVMKVSDGLPRRTFSPRNPPKVAIGLWLLVAIPSLAQFAFPGIYDALHRDSDLIIDHGQWWRAYTSFMVQDGGVGGTAFNLFVLALIGFVAERVWGSRMMVALVPALLLVFSVDTLLVHGPPGGGNSGLTFRLATSIAGLALLTRPCRRHTLLTVAIVADGAALLLLGDGHGEPIITGIVAGLVAALVQRRWPRVWRPVAADPTAVRPHSPGPGATGVRPHSPGPGATGAPDEAPEPEGDLKGH
- a CDS encoding GNAT family N-acetyltransferase, which gives rise to MSSHITDRTGAAQGVVLVRRATARDAKRLTHLVRTSRAYEGPYAPMIAGYRVGPDYIEAHEVHVAVGQDDRVLGFYALLLTPPELDLLFVADAAQGLGIGRLLVAHLKDTARAAGLDRVRIVSHPPAEGFYLGVGAERVGTVTASPPAVMWDRPELELPIT